The nucleotide window GGTTAATCTAACAAATGGGCATGAGAGTAGTCGAAGGTGTACGATACAATCTTATACTGCCAATTGTTATATTATATGAGAAAATCCTCCGTTTTgtcgagggaaatccttcctcgacGTGAGACAGACCATAAGTTCTACACTATTGTCATACATATCCAAAAGCATTCAATTCAATTTCAGATTTGTCACAGTTACCTGTAGCAGAATGGGATCAAACAACTCACCTGTGCAATGTCCCCGAGTGTGATCTGCAACAGGAGCTATAGAAATCAGCTCACCCGAGTCACCAATAGCAAGATAGCTGCTTCCACCAGTTCATCTCATACTGAACACATACGGATAACACTTGCTTTTCCTCATTTGATAGCCAGTTTTATCAGTATTTATGTCAATGTCGTAAGAAGAGATCCATATCAAACACCTTGGTGTGTATAACTCCGCTTCTCAAAGGGGTTTTTGCAGAACCCCTCTATCATGGAGGACAGCATATCTACCACCCGTAATCCCACCTTCTCCAAGCATTTACCAAACTCTAGCAACGCCGGAAGAGATGCAAACCCGTCTCCGTCCACCCTTCCACCGGTATCCAACATCAAAATCCGATCTTGATCATCGTGATCGAGATCCTCAGGGTGGAAGCCGAGGGATAGAAGATTGTTGACCGGAAGCCAGTCAGATCGGAGGAAGGACTGCGATTCGGCGAGGGCGGAGGGGACGCCGTGGCGGGCAAGGTGGAAGAACCCGAAGTCGGACGCGGCGCGGAGAAGGTCACTTGGCGGGGGCTGATCTAAGTATATAACAGGCGAGAAATCAGGACGCAGGGAGCGGCGAGGGACGGGAGAGGGTCCGGGCGGCGAGGAGTTGGTGGAGGAGGCGGGGGAGGGCAGCATCGTCGTCAGCGGGAAGGGAGCTGGCGAGGGATTGGTTTGACGGCGTCGGAGGAGGAGGCCGAGGAGGAAGCCATTCGGAGGGAAAGCTTAGTTTTCCCAACCTGTTGCATACTTCAAACATATTATGCTTAATTGCTGCATTTATGATACGATATCATGAAAATTTTGGCTTGAGGATTTTTAGTCGCAATCAATTAGATGCCATTTTCCTAACGTTGTGATCTTTTGCAGCATATTTCCCCGTAACAAATTGCACACGGCATTTAGAAGACTCCCGACTAGAATTGATTCCAAGGCGGCTACGTGATGTTCGTAGTTTGAAAGGTAGGCAAGCTTCAAAGATTTCGGTGATGATCTCGTGCTTCACCGACATGTTTCAGATGCATTGCATCGTGTGGAGCAGCAGCCTTTGGGACGTGTCTGCATGCATAAACTAAGGCCAACTGTTCCCTTGTTATCCGCCTGTTTATGGGGTGTTCTTTGGGAAGAAGAAGACACATGGGGCCATGGCCGTCAGTACATGCCAATCTTATGGCTGTAGAAAGGCTCGATCACAACAACTCTTGCAAGTTACAATTCAGGAATCTTCAAATATCTCTCTACCTTTAATGGTTTCTCGATATGACAAGATCAAATAACATGATTGGCTTACTTCTGGAGAAGTGAAGCAAGCTCACCTGTCTCTGCCATGGAGGAAATGATATCACATCCACCTACAAGCTCTCCGTTGGCAAAGACCTGCGGGAATGTGGGCCAATTGCTGTAGCTCTTCAGCGCCTCCCTCAACCCATAGTTGTACTCCTCGTCCAGCACATCAACAGATTCGTAGTCGATGCCGTGAGCCTCCAATATTCCGATAACCCTTTGAGAGAAACCACAGAGCGGAGCACTCCTTGATCCTTTGATGAATGCAACTACCTTCTTTTCCTTCACGAGCCGATCGATGAGCTGCTCCAGAGGGACAGTCAACTGAACATTGCGACCAGGCATCAGTCGTAGATCTGGCTTTTTCTGCGGCCGCCTGACCCATGTGTTGTTTCCAGATTCATTCCCCGGTGGGACTTTCCCGGTGGCCGAGATATGCTCTTCCATCCATGATTTCCAAGCGTTGGTTAGAACGGTTCGGTCCGGTTCAACCTCATCAATTAGGCTTACCTGCAATGATAAGAGTTAAGGAAATTACTGGTCAAAGTATGCTTGGAATCTTTGCTCTATGTTCTGTTCATATAATCTCTAATATGAAATAACCTTTAACTTTGAGTTCCATACTTGCAGTCCTATTGTAAATCCACAGCATGGAATTAGAAGCAATACATAAGGTGTCCCGTCGTTCTTTCCTACTCCCTTATCTGTGGCAATTGAATGCTTTCTCTATAAGATATGCTTAACCATAGGTCTACGGAAGTTTCTTGAATAAATACTTTCAGAATTTCTGTGAAGTTTATAGTTTATATAGAAGGTACAAGAAAGCATAACGGTGTTCTTCGTGTGACATAATTCAACATTCCACATAAGGGCAAAATCATGAGGATTGATTCATTCAACACAGAATCTCTTTGACCAAGATGATGAGGTTATTCAACCAAATGCAGTTCCTCAACTACTTTTGTTTCAATGAATCATGAAAGATGTTCAAATGTTAAGCAGTTAggaagcaaatgttcaaagagttAGTTAACTATATATGCTTtagaaaaacatcagatgttatcACATAATATGATATTGCGTATCAGTATCATTTATAATATGAGTAATAATTGTTTGAACATATTCGAACAAGTATGAAAAAAATGTGTAAATGCATCAATGAACTACCAGGATCAAACTGGCCAATTCAAATTAAAGTGCTAGGAGATGCAAGGAAAACCAAAGAATCCTTGCTTGGAAATACTAAGGGATATAGAGCTTGAAAATTGTCCGGTACATATTTTTTGGTAGGATGCGATACTGTGAGAAGATCCCTTGGAGACGATGACTTCACACTGGAAGAAGCTATTATGACCCAAACAAGTTGTTTCTAATACCATTGGGTCTTATCGAGAAATAATTAGATAAGGGTGTGTTCAGTAATACTACAGCAAACTGAAATCTTAAGGTTTTGCTAGAAGAAGAAAGGGAAAACAGTTCtgaaacaaaaatatcaaatggGTCAGTATTTCAAGTAGTTAGGATTGTCAATGGATCTCGATGTAATTGCAACTAAAACGGGTTAGCTACTAAGTTTACCTTGATCGAAGGTAGAAAGCTGATAACTAAAGAGGAAAGAATGAATCACTAAAGAAAAATGGATGGCGGCTGCGAGAATTATTGTGCGGCCATCTTGCATCATACTGTGGGGCAGAATCCACAGATTATTGAATGCTGAAATATAACGTAAACCTTGCCGTTCAGTTTAGATTATCCAAACCTTGCTTAGGCTCGAATACACTTTTGCTGGTAAAGTGTTGTAACATCACAAATTCCACAAAGCCTTTCTTGATTAACCCTACAGAACTCTCGCAGAAGTCATTTTCTAGTATAATTCCAACTCCAAACTCGGAGTTTTTCTTGGATAGTTCCAACATACCATCATTTAGAAGAACTCCAAATTCTAGGACCGATGGGTCAACTATCACAGAAAACTATACAGAATCATTAAACACTAAAAGGGACTTGCATGatctaattaaatatttttagcttCTCACTTGGCATAACATTACTGATGCGTCTTTAAGAAAGTTTTAGAACTAACTAATATGTTTCCATTGGCATTTAAGTGAATACCTAATATACCTTCAGAGAATAATAAATCAGAAAATGCTATCCTTTTCTTGGTTGACTGATTTGAGAATGACAACGCCACCAATTTCCAAGAATCAAGTTTCACCAAGCTCACTAGATCAACTTATACTTTCCCTATGAAGCATTGACACAGACCTGAAAGCACATTCATCGGACAAAGATCCAACAGTTCTAATCATCAACTGTTGCACTGGGGGATTCAGTGAAAACTTACCGAGGGGCAGATCAAGTGAAACAAGTCGTGTTGGTGTCGTAATCCCCAAGTACAAAGTCGGTCATCGACGAGTTCATTTCTTTTATGGTTTTGGATTCACAGAAGAATTCAAAGATGGTGAAAGAAGACAAAGAAGTATACGATAAAAGGCGATCCACGCGTGGAATCTTTTCAAAAAGATacgattttgatattttttattacgaATCAGAATTCGATTTTGTGAAAATCTAATCAAAGAGTAATTTTTATTAAAGAATCCGGTTTTGGACCCAAATTACTTCGATTGGTTCCAGCTTTTCGAGGGATTACCTTCACCGAATGGCACAGATCGGGGACGAACTTTGAGTGGCTGGCGATGCTGCTCGCAATATTGCGCGATATCCCGATGAACTGGAGATCCCCTTCCTTATCGTAGACCCCGTAGACGCCGGCGCCGGAGGAAAATTTGCCGTCCGACTCTCCAGGGCCCTTCGGAACCGGAACAAGCTCCGCGTCCGAGAGCTTCCCGAGTGCGGCGGCGACGAAGGGGGTGGAGGCAGAGGCCCGGCGGAGCGCCCTTTTCTTCGGAGGGGTCAAGGGGAACCGCAGGCCTGATGGGCGATAAATACAAGAAACGGACACGaaacaagaagaggaaggagaggacACAAGCGCGAAGGTTTTGAGAGAACGGGAACGAGGAGGAGGGGGAGATGGTAGGGATCGGAGCGCGGAGAAGAGGCTGTGAGGGGAGGACGCCATGGTCGCGACCATCACACGTGCCTGCGGCGCCTATATCATTTATCGACACCCTGGAATCGGAGCTTTAGCCCAACGGGTGTAAACGATCCGCTTACCGGATCCGAATCCTATAGCAAAAGAAAGGTTCGTTAAAGACCGGGTCAATCGACCCGAACCCGAAGTTGCAATGGTACTCCAATTGCCTCCTCCTCCACCCGGTAGGGTTCGAGGTTTGCGAGAGAGGGTATGGAGATGGAGAccattagtttggcaagtcctatagtcctacatcgggaaaatcagacttgttgtctcgtcttagaactataaataagggtatgGGCTTTGAAGTTAGAGGcatacaagaaaaacctaagtactTGCTTGGTTTAAGTCCGTACtcatttaaatagtttggacttatagtttggtttttcttgtttagtattttcggatgttttatggcctaggaacatttcctaaggcatttgtaattgtccttcttttgcagtagtaatttgctcctctttcgtccgtggatataggtcaaagtcaattgaccgaaccacgtatatctggtgttcttgtctcgcttttattctttctgttttattgtcttgtcgggttgccaaaattatcctttggtaaatatcctggggctagctctaacaaactggtatcagagcctggttctgggatcttttggcaacgataacaataacaaagattgttgtcgagaaattcgacagaaatatcAACTttggcttgtggcaactcaagatggaggccattctggttcaagacggagttgatttggtactacagggagctgagagcattccagatgatatgtcaaaagaagagcttgcgggtatggataagaaggcccgatcaagcatcattctaaatctctctgacgaggttttacgagaggtagctacggagactacgactaagagcatgtgggacaagcttaaagccttgtacatgaagaggacagtggagaatcgtctctacttgaagcagagtctatatatgcttcggatgattgaaggtacatctatactctcacatcttgataagtttgattcttttggttatgaatttggagaatatagatgcaaaaattgatgatgaggataaggctttgttactcttgtgttctcttctccaatcttttaagcatttccgtgatactttgatttatggaaaagaaatagttttgtatcaagaaattaaatctactgaaatctaaggagcagatagacaagaatatcactggggaaagtagagagaatcaggctgagggtctggttgttagggggagaatggataaaagagaatttgacagtagtagatttaaatctagatctaaatccagacatagaaatttggaatgcagatattgtcataaaatagggcacattaaatctgattgctttaaattgaaaaataaattaaagcaaaaggaaaattttgttgagaaaactattgaatccgctgaagttagtgtagcaaccgatgaaaatgttggaaatattttctctgctattgatgacaggacgaggtctaaaaatgaatggattttagattcaggttgttcttatcacatgtgtcccaatagggatttgttttccacgtatgaatcttgtaatggtggaattgttttgatgggcaataatgccacatgtgatgttgttggtagaggcacaatccgaattaaaatgcatgatggtattgtgaggatgctcactaatgttagacatgttcctgatttaaaaaagaatatcatctctttagacaccctagaggcccttgggtgtaaatacacagctgaaggtggagttatgaaagtttctagaagtgcccttattgttatgaaagcttgtaggtctgatagcttgtatattctgcagggaactactgtcacaggttcggttgcagtttcgtcatcatcattgtctgattctgacatcaccaaattatggcatatgcgtttgggtcatatgagtgaaaaaggtttgagcatattgagcaaaatgggtctactttgcgggcaaagtactgggccacttgatttttgtgaacactgcatttttggaaagcaaaaaagagtcagcttcacttctccgacagttcacaaaacaaaaggtactcttgactatattcattcagacctttggggtccagctcaagttcagtctaagggtggtgccaggtatatgttgactttcattgatgattatttgaggaaagtttgggtttattttttgaagcataaaaatgatgtttttctaacatttaaataatggaaggctttgattgagaagcaaacgggtaaacagattaagcggcttcgaacagataatggcatggaattttgtgaaggtgattttgaagaattctgcaaaaatgaaggaatcgttcggcatcacactgttaggatgacgcctcagcaaaatggtgtggccgaacgtatgaacataacactcttggagagagcgaggtgtatgatctcaaatgcagggttgacaaaggacttttgggcagaggcgattaatatggcttgttacgttgttaaccgcgctccttctgcagcacttaaataAAACtcaggaggaagtttggtcaggtactcctgctgattactctgatttaaaaatttttgggtgtccagcatacatacatgtaaatgaaggaaaattagagcctcgagctaaaaaatgtattttccttgggtatgcttctggggtgaaaggatacaaattatggtgttctgatcccaaatccccaaaatttataatcagtagagatgttacttttgatgaattatctatgttatcttccaaagaggattctactagttgtacaaatgatagtgcgcagaaacaggtggagcttgagattggtagttcagattcttttaagtcgaactcttttactcaaagaatgccagtatgtaacggacaaacttataaacaagatgttggatgtaatgcttatgtctgtccgttgtcttttggcatgttcatgccttgtacagcaggtagaggggcggccgaaggctaaatagtcccatgttagttgggttggtggcctctttaggcttgtaaataaagattgtgtcatgtgaacacgtgcgagagcttttcggtctgtaatggaccattttaccctttgttgtgcaactattcagagcgtgtaaagtctgtttgtaatttgcattgtctatgaagtgtttttcggatatgtttgcttgtggatcccgattgaggcgttctctttaacccgttctctcttttgttggtcctaagggataatgggaggcttcggggaggctgacctttacggacggacgcgcgagggtgccgcacgccttaggcaaaaccagctaaggtcgtgacattatggtatcagagcgggacaagcactcatataaACACTTGAcatacaaatgtgggggacctagcacggctgcgttgagggcagtcagcaacgcgcgaccgttcaagggaaaacgggcatggagatgtagggaaaagagtcgctcagaggagcgggcatctaacattggcattctgaggaatggccaacccttcgcgcaagaggcaccacgagaataggcaagcttggaagaatgcggagcgcacaaaggctgggatggctgagtttgagctacggctcaacgttgacaactttacttgatggtgctcaaggcaagcgaggcgcttggcaaaggatgagaccatgcaaagtggaatgagttgctcagcgactaaaagagttgtgcaaagctcacagaggtcaggggaattgctaactcgaagaattcggtactcatgcatgggcttgtatgcggacgatggaatgttcgtggccatcccccaaggcggtcgagactcggcgccatggagcattaaaactttctcttcggcatgcaaaggatacgtccggaggaggctgaagtgtgcaacgagtttagcatgttgctaggccttgaggggtgcgacggtggctgtattgacgtggaggcgcaatctagcaagtgtgtttgcaagaggcagaacaatgcacagtttgttcagcagatcggagtagtccaaggggatggtggtctctgaaacgaagagagatgttgctccaacgggacagttatctaggagggataagtctcggcactctagagggagaatcatgtgagacggacttcacatgttgaggaggagtacctcacaaacaacaacttcacgaagctcgatggactgagcaagcggcgaggagttgtcgcatgatctcgctcgagaggatgcattggtggatgcattgcgagatcaagtgggggagcgacctaaagcaacttatgaaggtacacttggagtcgatgtggatatcagactcaagggagggctgacccgtggaatggtgggcgcgagggccaccatcgactcaatgcaaaaacgaggagcggaacaacttgggtgtaacttggcgaagtacccaagccgcatgaagggagccagcatagaagttggaacatggagcagaggcacagtgctttccttagacataggtcaaggacatgaactcttgcagaggcaagagtaggatcatgttgttccatgggtccttctttctgacggagcggactcatcttgcatggtgccaaagacgaagggagcttcgcggcacatgcaccttaactcggagaagcatttgatggaggaactaaggcgactcaatttgcggaggtgaagttgggttcagaagggccttagcacggggcaagaggatgcagaggcgggtactcttgaagaatatgccacagtgttgccatttgagttgctatgaaggaagcagtgcacagcggagattgtgctggtaggggcagaggcccaggatccagacaatggtgcacagattacagtgaagtcggtggacttcgagagctactaggcgacggactgtcctagagcggtgcttcatctaggtgtgacccaagagtgggtggatgaaggtcgattgccagaggagcgaacaaaatcgaaggtggaagggaccctgcgatgtattggcagaggccacacatggagggttcacaatttgagtttattccacaaggatcagaatgcaatggagatgtcactaggaggcgacatggtgcagcggatcgtggtggaacagttcgtggcaatgcgatacacacaatcagtcccgtgagggatgagatcatatggaggtatgatcgggagttactggaagctccacttcggtgaacaacacgacggcaagaagggctatggattcaaggagtgaaggccatggtaccgcagaggcgggtctttcgggcgtgcatcgaattttgcatcggatgaaagccttggtcatcagcatatgggggctgtgttccaccaagggaaaagttcgaatgcaagtaccagtgagttccatgggagggacttgatcatacagaggtatgatcgaagcagctggagagttggactgctccagagctcatattcgcttaagggagcccgacaagtcagaggacaaggtcgagtaagcgaacgttgctaccaaggaagctaaggagaacagaatcagtgcaaactctacaatgtgatggcagaggccatgcataggagttgcagtctgtctttccatcgaccaaacggactgcttggaaaacacagaggtgttgaagcagggggtcgaaaggggcgaggaagcgacgacgagtcctgagggacttagctacccaaaatcaagcatcagttagaatggaggtggactcagaggagtgccacaaagacatctctactgattgtgaagaaaagggatacagaggcgaggcaacggatagtagggccatgggcatggcagcgccatggtaccgcagaggcgggacttccatgcaagtcattgatcccttgctctcacggaaggagagcacttggtcatgaaaggggccgaggaggtggagcatgcagaggcaatctccaagtaccgagacaaggctgaagggcagaggccaagaaacttcgtaagaccggtgtcaacaagtttctcatcaaatagccgtaagtgaaggacttcaggtgatgcaagagtgcacgaccaaggtacgaagcaggcagtacgcggtgttgtacctttgctactcagtggagtaggcggcagagttgatggagaagacgatacaaggatcaacacaactcagccaaccccacaccagagtcagagtcattggtgagttgaagcagcaaagcggatcaaaggttcgactactcaaaaacagcagcggagagtagttgggagccaggaggcgcattgca belongs to Musa acuminata AAA Group cultivar baxijiao chromosome BXJ3-5, Cavendish_Baxijiao_AAA, whole genome shotgun sequence and includes:
- the LOC103984920 gene encoding monothiol glutaredoxin-S12, chloroplastic: MVATMASSPHSLFSALRSLPSPPPPRSRSLKTFALVSSPSSSCFVSVSCIYRPSGLRFPLTPPKKRALRRASASTPFVAAALGKLSDAELVPVPKGPGESDGKFSSGAGVYGVYDKEGDLQFIGISRNIASSIASHSKFVPDLCHSVKVSLIDEVEPDRTVLTNAWKSWMEEHISATGKVPPGNESGNNTWVRRPQKKPDLRLMPGRNVQLTVPLEQLIDRLVKEKKVVAFIKGSRSAPLCGFSQRVIGILEAHGIDYESVDVLDEEYNYGLREALKSYSNWPTFPQVFANGELVGGCDIISSMAETGELASLLQK